A single window of [Clostridium] hylemonae DSM 15053 DNA harbors:
- a CDS encoding glucosyltransferase domain-containing protein, which yields MKQYKEDLKYFLNNKVYILCIIVISVISYGFAAANNSVSIDDLDGDRYVGNGNIMLSAGRFGMVFWSKLFGYKTKWPQNSFAIDVIAVVLFILSAVNFCILFYRIAKDKICMKAYTVFSCMLVSYPLMIEIWEYTTANLCVTGGFFFVSIALLIMREQMQGKFKRYCWFISVLLLTIVCASYESLAVVYVFMVFAIFALQILFETERKTTLKMILKHGMIYASVLITGVIFRVVIHRSFLYLFRLTEGKNGDTEIMWGRVSKLQSIKDLITGGIKQYILKGIIYFPITVLLILGLIFIMIGIILCVRKKAYMLLLPGAGMLFSLILLSVIQGSISNYRSSQVFAVFVAFSLMILIYILQDSKNSLLKIISGIVTIASVILCIHQAVYMNYFLTINHLRSEEEANVVRDIGRDLKATTDLNKPVIFTGRYVLSEGITEAVSIQKDDFRWKVYSKALSVYIGVDYEKIYNNTERKLPVNNINSVITWSITAFDSQESMEKLFQYYGFDYKAANFVQIYSEAAQFVNENKIPGYPAEGYIVDRGEYIIVNLG from the coding sequence ATGAAACAGTATAAGGAGGACTTGAAATATTTCCTTAATAATAAAGTGTATATATTATGTATCATAGTAATAAGTGTCATCAGTTATGGATTTGCTGCTGCCAATAATTCGGTAAGTATAGATGATTTGGACGGTGACCGCTATGTAGGAAACGGAAATATAATGCTTTCGGCTGGTCGTTTTGGAATGGTATTTTGGTCAAAGCTTTTTGGTTATAAAACAAAATGGCCACAGAATTCATTTGCGATAGATGTAATTGCTGTTGTTCTGTTTATATTGTCAGCAGTGAATTTTTGCATTTTATTCTACAGAATTGCAAAGGATAAGATTTGTATGAAGGCATATACAGTTTTTTCCTGTATGCTGGTTTCCTATCCCTTAATGATTGAGATATGGGAATATACAACTGCAAATCTATGTGTGACCGGTGGCTTTTTTTTCGTTTCAATAGCGTTGCTTATCATGCGGGAGCAAATGCAGGGGAAGTTTAAGCGGTATTGTTGGTTTATTTCCGTTTTATTGCTTACGATTGTCTGCGCTTCTTATGAATCTCTGGCAGTAGTGTATGTATTTATGGTTTTTGCTATTTTTGCGCTTCAGATATTATTTGAAACAGAGAGGAAAACAACTTTAAAAATGATATTGAAGCATGGAATGATATATGCCAGTGTTTTAATCACAGGAGTGATATTTCGAGTAGTTATCCATCGCTCTTTTTTATATCTATTTCGTCTTACGGAAGGAAAGAATGGAGATACTGAGATAATGTGGGGGCGGGTATCAAAGCTTCAGAGTATAAAAGATCTGATAACAGGAGGTATTAAGCAGTACATTCTTAAGGGGATAATATATTTTCCCATTACTGTATTATTGATTTTGGGGTTGATTTTTATTATGATTGGGATAATACTATGTGTAAGAAAGAAAGCTTACATGCTGCTACTTCCTGGCGCTGGTATGCTATTTTCCCTTATTCTTCTTTCTGTTATCCAAGGGTCGATTTCAAACTATAGGTCTAGCCAAGTCTTCGCTGTTTTTGTTGCTTTTTCGCTTATGATTCTAATATACATATTGCAGGACAGCAAAAACAGCCTACTTAAAATAATTAGTGGTATTGTAACAATTGCAAGTGTTATTCTTTGCATTCATCAAGCGGTATATATGAACTATTTTTTGACAATAAATCATTTACGTTCAGAGGAAGAGGCAAATGTGGTACGTGATATTGGAAGAGATTTGAAAGCGACGACGGATTTAAATAAACCAGTCATTTTTACTGGAAGGTATGTTTTAAGCGAAGGCATAACAGAGGCGGTTTCCATTCAGAAAGATGATTTTAGGTGGAAAGTTTATTCTAAGGCACTCTCAGTTTATATTGGAGTGGATTATGAAAAAATATATAATAATACTGAAAGAAAATTGCCTGTAAATAATATAAATTCGGTAATTACCTGGTCAATTACTGCATTTGATTCACAAGAATCAATGGAAAAATTATTTCAGTATTATGGATTTGATTATAAGGCAGCCAATTTTGTGCAAATATATTCAGAGGCGGCACAATTTGTGAATGAAAACAAAATACCAGGATACCCGGCAGAAGGATATATAGTAGATAGGGGCGAATATATAATAGTCAATCTGGGTTAA
- a CDS encoding glycosyltransferase family 4 protein, with translation MKKIAIVTMGVKLNNENGYTRFRFLAEFLAAQGYDVDLLTTSFQHWAKKQRNLESIEKDTYPFNLRFIPEPGYKKNIDVRRLWSHRIAAKNLKKMLVEYGDYDLIYCEIPPNDVALAAAKFAKDNNIPFVVDVNDLWPEAMHMVIDIPIISNILFYPLFRSAEKVYNLCSGVVGTSDEYTGRPFKRSNRDIPKATVYVGNELRQFDEGAAINMPHIEKSSDEFWVSYAGTIGTSYDIKTMIQAADVLKKRGYKDICFKILGGGPLKEELESYAKTLTGNVEFVGYAPYEKMAAYLKKSDILVNSFVKKAPQSIVTKIGDYLAAGKPMINTCSSIEFRNKVISDGFGINIEAEDMTILADAVLELYNDEEKRNQMGYRARAVAEEQFDRPCSYNKIVQLMEELLKKDSM, from the coding sequence ATGAAAAAAATAGCGATTGTTACAATGGGAGTCAAATTAAATAATGAAAATGGTTATACAAGGTTTAGGTTTTTGGCTGAGTTTTTAGCTGCGCAAGGATATGATGTTGATTTGTTAACAACGTCCTTTCAACATTGGGCAAAAAAACAACGTAATTTGGAATCGATTGAGAAAGATACGTATCCTTTTAATCTTAGATTTATACCAGAACCGGGTTACAAAAAGAACATTGATGTGAGAAGGCTCTGGAGTCACCGTATAGCTGCAAAAAATTTAAAAAAGATGCTTGTTGAGTATGGTGATTATGATTTAATATATTGTGAAATACCGCCTAATGATGTTGCATTGGCAGCAGCTAAGTTTGCAAAAGATAATAATATTCCATTTGTGGTTGATGTTAACGATTTATGGCCGGAAGCAATGCATATGGTAATTGATATACCAATTATCAGTAATATTTTATTTTACCCATTGTTTAGAAGTGCGGAAAAGGTGTACAATCTTTGTTCCGGGGTAGTGGGGACATCTGATGAATATACCGGGAGACCATTTAAAAGAAGTAATAGAGATATTCCTAAGGCAACTGTTTATGTTGGCAATGAACTAAGACAATTTGATGAAGGTGCCGCTATTAATATGCCGCACATTGAGAAGAGTTCAGATGAATTCTGGGTGTCGTATGCAGGTACGATCGGAACAAGCTATGATATTAAGACAATGATACAAGCCGCTGATGTTTTAAAAAAGAGAGGATATAAAGATATTTGCTTTAAGATATTAGGGGGAGGTCCTCTGAAAGAAGAATTAGAAAGCTATGCAAAGACTTTGACAGGAAATGTTGAGTTTGTTGGATATGCCCCTTATGAAAAAATGGCGGCCTATTTGAAGAAGTCAGATATATTGGTGAATTCATTTGTAAAAAAAGCGCCACAAAGTATAGTTACAAAAATTGGGGATTATTTGGCGGCCGGCAAGCCTATGATCAATACATGCAGCAGTATCGAGTTTAGAAACAAAGTTATAAGTGATGGATTTGGGATTAATATAGAAGCTGAGGATATGACTATATTAGCTGATGCAGTATTGGAACTCTATAATGATGAAGAAAAAAGAAATCAGATGGGATACAGAGCGCGGGCTGTAGCTGAAGAGCAATTCGACAGGCCTTGTTCTTATAATAAGATAGTTCAGCTGATGGAAGAATTGTTAAAAAAGGATTCAATGTAA
- a CDS encoding LicD family protein, with product MDYSKEEIKRIQKKSLEMALYFKKICDENNLLFYFCGGCCIGTVRHQGFIPWDDDVDVFMPRKDYELLKRLWKKNADTSKYALVDSNEFYTDHNLFLNIRDNNTTFIRPYQNNLDISHGLILDVLPLDGCPSGKFRRKVQLMWAMVYSLYRSQLVPENHGKIMELLGKAALAIIPSFKLRYKVWRFAEKQMTKYRIEDCEYVTELCAGPHYMKNRYPKKAFDKAVYKEFEGHMMPVPQGYDAYLKIAFGDYMKLPPEEKRAAHHDVLICDLDKNYKHYKGKYYCCKQK from the coding sequence ATGGATTACAGCAAAGAAGAGATAAAAAGGATACAGAAAAAAAGTCTGGAGATGGCACTTTACTTCAAAAAAATATGCGATGAAAATAATCTCTTGTTTTATTTCTGTGGGGGCTGTTGTATAGGTACCGTTCGCCATCAGGGATTTATTCCATGGGATGATGATGTGGATGTATTTATGCCAAGAAAAGATTATGAATTATTGAAACGTTTATGGAAAAAAAATGCTGATACTTCAAAATATGCATTGGTGGATTCAAATGAGTTTTATACAGATCACAATTTATTCTTGAATATCAGAGACAACAATACAACATTTATCCGCCCGTATCAAAATAATCTGGATATAAGTCATGGTCTGATTCTGGATGTACTTCCTTTAGACGGATGTCCTTCCGGGAAGTTCCGGCGTAAAGTACAGTTGATGTGGGCTATGGTATATTCCTTGTATCGTTCTCAGCTGGTTCCTGAGAATCACGGTAAAATTATGGAATTGCTTGGAAAAGCGGCGTTGGCTATAATTCCATCTTTCAAGCTCAGGTATAAAGTTTGGCGTTTTGCGGAAAAGCAGATGACAAAATATAGAATAGAAGATTGTGAATATGTTACAGAATTGTGCGCAGGCCCGCATTATATGAAAAACAGGTATCCGAAAAAGGCATTTGATAAAGCAGTATATAAAGAGTTTGAGGGACATATGATGCCGGTACCGCAGGGATACGACGCATATCTTAAAATTGCTTTTGGGGATTATATGAAGCTTCCACCAGAGGAGAAGCGGGCAGCCCATCATGACGTACTTATCTGTGATTTAGATAAAAACTATAAACACTATAAAGGGAAGTATTATTGTTGCAAACAGAAGTAG
- a CDS encoding GtrA family protein encodes MKRLRSILINKETFSYIVFGALTTLVNFIVFIGFNYIMGRQYYLLSNIFSFIAATLFAFITNKQFVFESKEWKAGIVIKEAISFVSARIGTFLLVEELGLLFAVQVIQVGRFQFYLLDGILIAKIILAFTAVLLNYILSKYFIFKT; translated from the coding sequence ATGAAAAGATTGCGGAGTATTTTGATAAATAAAGAAACTTTTTCTTACATTGTGTTTGGGGCTTTGACCACATTAGTTAATTTTATTGTATTTATCGGTTTTAATTATATAATGGGCAGACAGTATTACTTGTTGTCGAATATTTTTTCTTTTATTGCCGCTACGCTGTTTGCTTTTATAACAAATAAGCAGTTTGTTTTTGAAAGTAAAGAATGGAAGGCTGGAATAGTAATAAAGGAGGCCATCTCTTTTGTATCTGCCAGAATAGGTACTTTTCTTTTGGTAGAGGAGTTGGGACTTTTATTTGCGGTGCAGGTAATACAGGTTGGCAGATTCCAATTTTATCTTTTGGACGGTATTTTGATCGCTAAAATTATTCTTGCATTTACGGCAGTCCTGTTAAACTATATATTAAGTAAGTATTTTATTTTCAAAACTTAA
- a CDS encoding glycosyltransferase family 2 protein, whose product MKVLLVIPAYNEEDNIVRVIGKVEQFKKRQPAYELEYVIINDCSGDNTMKICTEHNYNVINLIQNLGIGGAVQTGYIYADRHGYDIAVQFDGDGQHDINSLPQLLDPVINGEKDFVVGSRFLHGQSEFKSTFLRRIGISYLSFIIKVFSRCSVNDPTSGFRAANRKAIKYLSANYPVDYPEPESLVDLSRHSFRIGEVQVNMLEREGGVSSISSWKSVYYMIKVSLAIICSSLQRKVGD is encoded by the coding sequence ATGAAAGTGTTGTTAGTTATTCCAGCATACAATGAGGAAGATAATATTGTCCGGGTGATCGGCAAAGTGGAACAGTTTAAGAAAAGGCAGCCGGCGTATGAATTGGAATATGTCATAATCAATGACTGTTCCGGTGACAATACCATGAAAATATGTACGGAACATAATTATAATGTTATTAACTTGATACAGAATCTTGGTATAGGAGGAGCTGTTCAAACCGGCTATATATATGCAGACAGACATGGGTATGATATAGCGGTCCAATTTGATGGAGACGGTCAGCACGATATTAATAGTCTTCCGCAATTGTTAGATCCTGTTATAAATGGTGAAAAAGATTTTGTGGTAGGTTCCAGATTCCTGCATGGACAAAGCGAATTTAAGTCGACTTTTCTAAGGCGGATAGGGATAAGTTATTTATCGTTTATTATAAAAGTTTTTTCACGGTGCAGTGTGAACGATCCGACATCGGGATTCAGGGCGGCAAACAGAAAGGCTATAAAATACCTGTCTGCCAACTATCCGGTTGATTACCCGGAGCCGGAATCACTTGTTGACTTGTCAAGGCATTCGTTTCGCATTGGTGAAGTACAGGTAAATATGCTCGAGCGGGAAGGCGGAGTATCTTCAATATCTTCGTGGAAGTCTGTTTATTATATGATAAAAGTATCGTTGGCAATAATTTGTTCGAGCCTTCAAAGAAAAGTAGGTGATTAA